A region of Burkholderiales bacterium JOSHI_001 DNA encodes the following proteins:
- a CDS encoding Glycosyltransferase (GlcNAc) (PFAM: Glycosyltransferase (GlcNAc)), whose protein sequence is MSDERIFVSVASYCDPLLGFTLDSALSQARHPQRLRFGVVDQSPPEAGWALPAQAQAHQVRRVHLHPRDARGPCFARALAMGLHQGEPWYLQVDSHTCFEPGWDERLLHWGHHCRALNPRSILSCYPNPFNIVDGQPVPTVVTREVLAHVVRMDSDFVADHPVLMFEGVPVSSREPVPAFHVAAGCLFAPGGLVNEVPYDPFLYFHGEEQSLALRAWTRGWDLFHVPDMPLLHQYVQVDALPRPMHWQSELDEQRAVRSAELDGAAQQRLRALLWDGADLGAYGLGRQRSLQDYAAFSGIDYAARQIEQRARKARFGY, encoded by the coding sequence ATGAGCGACGAGCGCATCTTTGTCAGCGTGGCCTCGTACTGCGATCCCCTGCTGGGCTTCACGCTGGACAGCGCGTTGTCGCAGGCGCGCCACCCGCAGCGCCTGCGTTTCGGCGTGGTGGACCAGTCACCACCGGAAGCGGGCTGGGCCCTGCCCGCGCAGGCCCAGGCCCACCAGGTCCGGCGCGTGCACCTGCACCCCCGGGACGCACGTGGCCCCTGCTTCGCCCGCGCGCTGGCCATGGGCCTGCACCAGGGCGAGCCCTGGTACCTGCAGGTGGACTCGCACACCTGCTTCGAACCCGGCTGGGACGAACGCCTCCTGCACTGGGGCCACCACTGCCGGGCGCTGAACCCGCGCAGCATCCTGAGCTGTTACCCCAACCCCTTCAACATCGTGGACGGCCAGCCCGTGCCCACTGTGGTCACGCGCGAGGTGCTGGCCCATGTGGTGCGCATGGACAGCGACTTCGTCGCCGACCACCCGGTGCTGATGTTCGAGGGCGTGCCGGTGTCCAGCCGCGAGCCGGTGCCCGCCTTCCATGTCGCCGCGGGCTGCCTGTTCGCGCCGGGTGGCCTGGTCAACGAAGTGCCCTACGACCCCTTCCTGTATTTCCACGGCGAGGAGCAGTCGCTGGCGCTGCGCGCCTGGACGCGCGGCTGGGACCTGTTCCATGTACCCGACATGCCCCTGTTGCATCAATACGTGCAGGTGGACGCCCTGCCCCGCCCGATGCACTGGCAATCCGAGCTGGACGAGCAGCGCGCGGTGCGGTCGGCCGAACTGGACGGGGCCGCCCAACAACGCCTGCGGGCGTTGTTGTGGGACGGGGCCGATCTGGGGGCCTATGGCCTGGGCAGGCAGCGCAGCCTGCAGGACTACGCGGCCTTCAGCGGCATCGACTACGCCGCGCGACAGATCGAACAGCGCGCACGCAAGGCCCGTTTCGGCTACTGA
- a CDS encoding PEP-CTERM motif protein (PFAM: PEP-CTERM motif~TIGRFAM: PEP-CTERM putative exosortase interaction domain) translates to MSKRLVSPARALWLGLCLLPALASAQSTPLLSPSGDWSEFDVDELLAPADAPLGWIALDGSPLMFSFTLVGEAVLRVVDAGLPGDTFRVLVNGAAQDTSAVPATDYASAINANIGTDFAAAWADGGQHFSRLALTLGPGSYAVSGLLVQSVGLDGLPLNATVGAVSLTPVPEPASVATLLTGLLLITTVLRGRGRRK, encoded by the coding sequence ATGTCCAAACGCCTTGTCAGCCCTGCCCGCGCCCTGTGGCTGGGCCTGTGCCTGCTGCCTGCCCTGGCCAGTGCCCAGTCCACCCCCTTGCTCAGCCCGAGCGGCGACTGGTCCGAGTTCGATGTGGACGAATTGCTGGCGCCCGCCGATGCCCCGCTGGGCTGGATCGCGCTGGACGGCTCGCCGCTGATGTTCAGCTTCACTTTGGTGGGCGAGGCCGTGCTGCGGGTGGTGGATGCCGGCTTGCCCGGCGACACCTTCCGGGTCCTGGTCAACGGCGCGGCGCAAGACACCAGCGCGGTGCCCGCCACCGACTACGCCAGCGCCATCAACGCCAACATCGGCACCGATTTCGCTGCCGCCTGGGCCGATGGCGGCCAGCACTTCAGCCGCCTGGCGCTGACGCTGGGCCCGGGCAGCTACGCCGTGTCGGGCCTGCTGGTCCAGAGCGTCGGCCTGGACGGCCTGCCCCTGAACGCCACCGTGGGCGCCGTGTCGCTGACCCCGGTGCCCGAACCCGCCAGCGTGGCCACGCTGCTGACCGGGTTGCTGCTGATCACCACCGTGCTGCGCGGCCGAGGCCGCCGCAAGTGA
- a CDS encoding 5'-nucleotidase/2',3'-cyclic phosphodiesterase-like hydrolase (PFAM: 5'-nucleotidase, C-terminal domain; Calcineurin-like phosphoesterase), with protein sequence MRTLALAASLLLASGLAGAVTAAAPAPFTVKVIGFNDFHGNLASPGSFGVNTGVPVASRPAVGGAEFLGAHIARLKAANPLNVVVGAGDFIGASPLVSALFFDEPTVEAMNRIGLEFNAVGNHEFDKGAAELLRLQNGGCKLVDGVVDPNSCRGAAAGTPVPFEGAKFKWLSANVYSTATGRPLLAPYGVKSFNGVKVAFIGMTFKATPTVVTPTGVAGLAFRDEADTVNALVPRLRAQGIESIVVLVHQGGFQSAGLSDINGCDGNLAGSEIAQVVSRLHDAVDLVVSGHTHAAYNCSANTVNASAAGSTARPTGLPNASGRLIPVTSASAFGRVITDIDLTLDPVTRDVVAVAPTNRLVDRSDSGVSPSPVLQTLVNGYQGQVSPIANQVIGAIATDLPSSAVDNACNMPAGDLIADAQLAATQPATFGGAQIAFMNRGGVRNPGFAFAGSAVGEGPGNVTYGEAFTVQPFGNSLVTLTLTTQQIKNALEEQFAGCRGQGAGTTRIMIPSRGFSYTWDGAQACDARVRNVTLSTSTGVQTLVDAAGTVVDPARTWRVTVNNFMATGGDGFSTFTQGANALGGAQDIDALVAFLAGFKAPQPAYDRHDPAFGPTPRILRTGAPAGSTTCPGGGITNP encoded by the coding sequence ATGCGAACCCTCGCACTTGCCGCATCGCTGCTGTTGGCGTCGGGCCTGGCCGGCGCGGTCACCGCCGCTGCGCCCGCTCCCTTCACCGTGAAGGTCATCGGCTTCAACGACTTCCACGGCAACCTGGCCTCACCGGGCAGCTTCGGTGTGAACACCGGGGTGCCGGTGGCGTCCCGCCCGGCGGTGGGTGGCGCCGAATTCCTGGGCGCCCACATCGCAAGGCTGAAGGCGGCCAACCCGCTGAACGTGGTGGTGGGCGCGGGTGACTTCATCGGCGCGTCGCCGCTGGTCAGCGCTCTGTTCTTCGACGAACCCACGGTGGAGGCGATGAACCGCATCGGCCTGGAGTTCAACGCCGTGGGCAACCACGAGTTCGACAAGGGCGCGGCGGAACTGCTGCGACTGCAGAACGGCGGCTGCAAGCTGGTTGATGGTGTGGTGGACCCCAACAGCTGCCGCGGCGCGGCGGCCGGCACACCGGTGCCTTTTGAAGGAGCGAAGTTCAAGTGGCTGTCGGCCAACGTCTACAGCACGGCCACCGGCCGCCCGCTGCTGGCGCCCTACGGCGTGAAAAGCTTCAACGGCGTGAAGGTGGCCTTCATCGGCATGACCTTCAAGGCCACGCCCACGGTGGTGACGCCCACTGGCGTGGCGGGTCTGGCGTTCCGCGACGAGGCCGATACCGTGAACGCGCTGGTGCCGCGCCTGCGCGCGCAGGGCATCGAGTCCATCGTGGTGCTGGTGCACCAGGGCGGCTTCCAGAGCGCGGGCCTGTCGGACATCAATGGCTGCGACGGCAACCTGGCGGGCTCGGAGATCGCCCAGGTGGTGAGCCGCCTGCACGACGCGGTGGACCTGGTGGTCAGCGGCCACACCCACGCCGCCTACAACTGTTCGGCCAACACCGTGAACGCCAGCGCCGCGGGCAGCACGGCGCGGCCCACCGGCCTGCCGAACGCCAGCGGCCGGCTGATCCCGGTCACCAGCGCCAGTGCCTTCGGTCGTGTCATCACCGACATCGACCTGACCCTGGACCCGGTCACCCGCGACGTGGTCGCGGTGGCGCCCACCAACCGCCTGGTGGACCGCAGCGACAGCGGCGTGTCGCCCAGCCCGGTGCTGCAGACCTTGGTGAACGGCTACCAGGGCCAGGTGAGCCCGATCGCCAACCAGGTGATCGGCGCCATCGCCACCGACCTGCCCAGCAGCGCGGTGGACAACGCCTGCAACATGCCCGCCGGTGACCTGATCGCCGACGCGCAGCTGGCCGCCACCCAGCCCGCCACCTTCGGCGGGGCCCAGATCGCCTTCATGAACCGTGGCGGCGTGCGCAACCCGGGCTTTGCCTTCGCCGGCAGCGCGGTGGGTGAAGGACCGGGCAACGTCACCTACGGCGAAGCCTTCACGGTGCAGCCCTTCGGCAACAGCCTGGTCACGCTGACGCTGACCACGCAGCAGATCAAGAACGCGCTGGAAGAGCAGTTCGCAGGCTGCCGTGGGCAGGGCGCCGGCACCACGCGCATCATGATCCCCAGCCGCGGCTTCAGCTACACCTGGGACGGTGCCCAGGCCTGCGATGCCCGGGTGCGCAACGTGACCCTCAGCACCAGCACGGGCGTGCAGACGCTGGTGGATGCCGCCGGCACGGTGGTGGATCCCGCCCGCACCTGGCGGGTGACGGTGAACAACTTCATGGCCACGGGCGGTGACGGCTTTTCCACCTTCACCCAAGGCGCGAATGCCCTGGGCGGCGCCCAGGACATTGACGCGCTGGTGGCCTTCCTGGCCGGCTTCAAGGCGCCGCAGCCGGCCTACGACCGCCACGACCCGGCCTTCGGACCGACGCCGCGCATCCTGCGGACCGGTGCGCCTGCCGGGTCCACCACCTGCCCGGGTGGCGGCATCACCAACCCGTGA
- a CDS encoding Mg2+/Co2+ transporter (PFAM: CorA-like Mg2+ transporter protein) produces the protein MEITYGSDRNGLLCGYRFRPGLVGQALGLDDAQQGLASPAALGQDPGFVWLHFNLTDAGALKWMQTHLELVPEYYEALHEGSRSTRLEDDGDTLVAVVNDVAYEFAFDPDEIATLWLHVGPGLVVSARSRPLKSIDRLREAVKNGSCFGSSVAFLNHLLRDQADVLVRIVREATVKVDDIEDKLLVGRLTHKRTDLGRLRRVLVRLARLLAPEPGALFRLLRAPPPWIASADLDEMRQSTEEFSLVIRDLAALQERIKLLQEEIAAQVGEQTNRSVFTLTMVTVLALPINLVAGLFGMNVGGIPLAANEHGFLIIMAVVAAFTVLAVWLALRNRPD, from the coding sequence ATGGAAATCACCTACGGCTCGGACCGAAACGGCTTGTTGTGCGGTTACCGGTTTCGCCCTGGCCTCGTCGGTCAGGCCCTGGGCCTGGACGACGCCCAGCAGGGGCTGGCATCACCTGCCGCCCTCGGCCAGGACCCGGGCTTCGTGTGGCTGCACTTCAACCTCACCGACGCCGGTGCGCTGAAGTGGATGCAGACGCACCTGGAACTGGTGCCCGAGTACTACGAAGCCCTGCACGAGGGCTCGCGCTCCACCCGGCTGGAAGACGACGGCGACACGCTGGTGGCGGTGGTCAATGACGTGGCCTATGAATTTGCCTTCGACCCGGACGAGATCGCCACGCTGTGGCTGCACGTGGGCCCGGGCCTGGTGGTCAGTGCGCGCAGCCGGCCCCTGAAATCCATCGACAGGCTGCGCGAGGCGGTGAAGAACGGCAGTTGCTTCGGTTCGTCGGTGGCCTTCCTGAACCACCTGCTGCGCGATCAGGCCGACGTGCTGGTGCGCATCGTGCGCGAGGCCACGGTGAAGGTGGACGACATCGAGGACAAGCTGCTGGTGGGCCGGCTCACGCACAAGCGCACCGACCTCGGCCGGCTGCGGCGCGTGCTGGTACGCCTGGCGCGGCTGCTGGCGCCCGAGCCCGGCGCGTTGTTTCGGCTGCTGCGTGCACCCCCACCCTGGATCGCCAGTGCCGACCTGGACGAGATGCGCCAGTCCACCGAGGAGTTTTCGCTCGTCATCCGCGACCTGGCGGCGCTGCAGGAGCGCATCAAGTTGCTGCAGGAGGAAATTGCCGCGCAGGTGGGCGAGCAGACCAACCGCAGCGTCTTCACGCTGACCATGGTGACGGTGCTGGCCCTGCCCATCAACCTGGTGGCGGGTCTGTTCGGCATGAACGTCGGTGGCATTCCGCTGGCCGCCAACGAGCATGGCTTCCTGATCATCATGGCCGTGGTGGCCGCCTTCACCGTTCTGGCGGTGTGGCTGGCATTGCGAAACCGGCCGGACTGA
- a CDS encoding PEP-CTERM putative exosortase interaction domain-containing protein (PFAM: PEP-CTERM motif~TIGRFAM: PEP-CTERM putative exosortase interaction domain) produces the protein MNKQVAAAALACLAAFNAHALNAGDLAFTSLNADEDGWSLVTFVDIAANTTLYFTDNEFVAGAFNTGESYHRWNSGATTIGAGTVIRFSSIDSATLLAASVGTLSREAVALSSNYGISTTADTVYAFQGASASAPATFITAISNATDGPLAGTGLVEGVNAIRLNSVATSASPDFGQYNGARSGLLSLNEYKPLVADVANWTVDTANGNFTATVPDTTAFAITAVPEPQSYALMLAGLFGIGVSVRNRTRR, from the coding sequence ATGAACAAACAAGTCGCCGCCGCTGCCCTGGCGTGCCTGGCCGCTTTCAATGCCCATGCCTTGAACGCCGGAGACCTGGCCTTCACGTCGCTGAACGCTGACGAGGACGGCTGGTCCCTGGTGACCTTCGTGGACATCGCTGCGAACACCACCCTGTACTTCACCGACAACGAATTTGTGGCCGGTGCCTTCAACACCGGGGAGAGCTACCACCGCTGGAATTCCGGCGCCACCACCATCGGCGCCGGCACGGTGATCCGCTTCTCGTCCATCGACAGCGCCACCCTGCTGGCCGCCAGCGTGGGAACGCTGTCCCGCGAGGCCGTGGCGCTGAGCAGCAACTATGGCATCAGCACCACGGCCGACACGGTGTATGCGTTCCAGGGCGCGTCGGCATCGGCACCGGCCACCTTCATCACCGCCATCTCCAACGCCACCGACGGGCCTCTGGCGGGCACCGGCCTGGTGGAAGGTGTGAATGCCATCCGCCTGAACAGCGTGGCCACCTCCGCATCGCCGGATTTCGGGCAGTACAACGGCGCGCGCAGCGGCCTGCTGTCCCTGAACGAATACAAGCCCTTGGTGGCCGACGTAGCGAACTGGACCGTGGACACCGCCAATGGCAACTTCACCGCCACCGTCCCCGACACCACGGCCTTCGCCATCACCGCGGTGCCGGAGCCGCAAAGCTACGCGCTGATGCTGGCCGGCCTGTTCGGCATCGGCGTCAGCGTGCGCAACCGCACCCGCCGCTGA
- a CDS encoding PEP-CTERM putative exosortase interaction domain-containing protein (PFAM: PEP-CTERM motif~TIGRFAM: PEP-CTERM putative exosortase interaction domain): MNPTFTARLAALALGAATMAGAQAAALIDTTSNPLAASGQVIDFNNFDGLSTTGPLLVGSAIGVNVDFTSSPFTTVGASAQDLGDNGLWGARGTPADGLVDTPTGDGNFLASAFVARRGEFGFTFSAPVAKVGAFFNQFQAAGATGNSLRVLAYDQDGNDIESFSYSVNTDAFGYNEGTFLGFARATADIWGFGVTDGTFVMDNLTLAPVPEPGSYGLLMAGLLALGLRSRARNAR; encoded by the coding sequence ATGAACCCGACATTCACCGCACGCCTGGCCGCCTTGGCCCTTGGCGCCGCCACCATGGCCGGCGCTCAGGCTGCCGCCCTCATCGACACCACCAGCAACCCCCTGGCCGCCAGCGGCCAGGTGATCGACTTCAACAACTTCGACGGCCTGAGCACCACAGGCCCGCTGTTGGTGGGCAGCGCCATCGGCGTGAACGTCGACTTCACTTCGTCACCTTTCACCACCGTGGGCGCCAGCGCGCAGGACCTGGGCGACAACGGCCTGTGGGGTGCCCGCGGCACGCCGGCCGACGGCCTGGTTGACACGCCCACAGGCGACGGCAATTTCCTGGCCAGTGCCTTCGTGGCCCGCCGAGGTGAATTCGGCTTCACCTTCAGCGCCCCGGTGGCCAAGGTCGGGGCCTTCTTCAACCAGTTCCAGGCCGCCGGCGCCACCGGCAACAGCCTGCGCGTGCTGGCCTATGACCAGGACGGCAACGACATTGAGTCGTTCAGCTACAGCGTCAACACCGACGCCTTCGGCTACAACGAAGGCACGTTCCTGGGCTTTGCCCGCGCCACGGCCGACATCTGGGGCTTCGGCGTCACCGACGGCACCTTCGTGATGGACAACCTCACGCTGGCGCCCGTGCCCGAACCTGGCAGCTACGGCCTGCTGATGGCCGGCCTGCTGGCCCTGGGCCTGCGCTCACGCGCACGCAACGCGCGCTGA
- a CDS encoding putative phosphatase (PFAM: Bacterial protein of unknown function (DUF839)): protein MKGASHPTNDVSLNPSGNESIHDVIGRVDGSRRRFIQSGVSASALAAAGGLSLQGLVSTVQAAPVPAALGFPGIGFDSVPANRQLPGTSAVADRVTVPAGYTAQLFVAWGDPIMPGAPAFAADASQDAAAQARQFGMHNDGMNFFPLPGVGGAPSSDRGVLCVNNEYTHEEVLFTDGQVGAGYTIAKTRKSQAAHGVSVLEARKVGGKWTVVKNSPYGRRITANTPVIISGPAAGHALMQTNAYQITDAGSLPTGGTTNGRVGNGTVNNCANGITPWGTYLTCEENWNGNFGATGAVPNAASGELGKLYNRYGVTAAGFAYRWHTTDPRWDVSANPNEVHHFGWVVEIDPLNPAAKPIKRTALGRFKHESAQYVVDNANRVAFYMGDDERNEYIYKFVCAGSFNPTNKAANRDLLDSGTLYVAKFNADLSGQWIALLPGTLGLNGLALRDNPNFSGADDAEVLAKILIKTRMAADAVGATMMDRPEWTGARPRIGGFQEIEVYCTLTNNNRRGSAAVPTVNNPDGSTTAASARPPVDAANPRRDNVYGHVIRWREDGRSVAATSFNWDIFVQAGDTLTTKAPATNYTGNIVDTPNGSADFGAPDGLWFDPFGRLWVQTDQVGDGSGDFINIGGNMMVCCDPNTGEARRFLTAPNKCEVTGITMTPDGKTLFVGVQHPGEDATAANPEQFSAWPASQFTTEADGVTPLPSGRPRSSLVVITKDDGGLIGS, encoded by the coding sequence ATGAAGGGTGCATCCCATCCCACCAACGACGTGTCGCTGAACCCGTCGGGCAACGAGTCCATCCACGACGTGATCGGCCGCGTGGACGGCAGCCGCCGTCGCTTCATCCAGAGCGGCGTCAGCGCCAGCGCGCTGGCGGCAGCCGGCGGCCTTTCGCTGCAAGGCCTGGTCAGCACCGTGCAGGCAGCCCCCGTGCCCGCGGCGCTGGGCTTTCCCGGCATCGGCTTCGACAGCGTGCCGGCCAACCGCCAACTGCCCGGCACCAGCGCCGTGGCCGACCGCGTGACCGTGCCCGCCGGCTACACCGCCCAGCTCTTCGTGGCCTGGGGCGACCCCATCATGCCCGGCGCCCCGGCCTTCGCTGCCGACGCCAGCCAGGACGCCGCGGCCCAGGCGCGCCAGTTCGGCATGCACAACGACGGCATGAACTTCTTCCCGCTGCCGGGCGTGGGCGGCGCACCGTCCAGCGACCGTGGCGTCCTGTGCGTGAACAACGAGTACACGCACGAAGAAGTGCTGTTCACCGATGGCCAGGTAGGCGCGGGCTACACCATCGCCAAGACCCGCAAGAGCCAGGCCGCACACGGCGTTTCGGTGCTGGAAGCGCGCAAGGTGGGCGGCAAGTGGACGGTGGTGAAGAACTCGCCCTACGGTCGCCGCATCACCGCCAACACCCCGGTCATCATCTCCGGCCCGGCCGCCGGCCATGCGTTGATGCAGACCAACGCCTACCAGATCACCGATGCCGGCAGCCTGCCCACCGGCGGCACCACCAACGGCCGCGTCGGCAACGGCACGGTGAACAATTGCGCCAACGGCATCACGCCCTGGGGCACCTACCTCACCTGCGAAGAAAACTGGAACGGCAACTTCGGCGCCACTGGCGCCGTGCCGAACGCCGCCTCGGGTGAACTGGGCAAGCTGTACAACCGTTACGGCGTCACCGCCGCCGGCTTCGCCTACCGCTGGCACACCACCGACCCGCGCTGGGACGTCAGCGCCAACCCCAACGAAGTGCACCACTTCGGCTGGGTGGTGGAAATCGACCCGCTGAACCCCGCGGCAAAGCCGATCAAGCGCACCGCGCTGGGCCGCTTCAAGCACGAGAGCGCGCAGTACGTGGTGGACAACGCCAACCGCGTGGCCTTCTACATGGGCGACGACGAGCGCAACGAGTACATCTACAAGTTCGTCTGCGCCGGCAGCTTCAACCCCACGAACAAGGCCGCCAACCGCGACCTGCTGGACAGCGGCACGCTGTACGTGGCCAAGTTCAACGCCGACCTCAGCGGCCAGTGGATCGCCCTGCTGCCCGGCACCCTGGGCCTGAACGGCCTGGCGCTGCGCGACAACCCGAACTTCAGCGGCGCCGATGACGCCGAGGTGCTGGCCAAGATCCTGATCAAGACCCGCATGGCGGCCGACGCGGTGGGCGCGACCATGATGGACCGCCCGGAATGGACCGGCGCGCGTCCGCGCATCGGCGGCTTCCAGGAGATCGAGGTCTATTGCACCCTGACCAACAACAACCGCCGCGGCAGCGCGGCCGTGCCGACCGTGAACAACCCCGACGGGTCCACCACCGCCGCGTCGGCCCGTCCCCCGGTGGACGCCGCCAACCCGCGCCGCGACAATGTGTACGGCCACGTCATCCGTTGGCGTGAAGACGGCCGAAGCGTGGCCGCCACCAGCTTCAACTGGGACATCTTCGTGCAGGCCGGCGACACCCTGACCACGAAGGCCCCGGCGACCAATTACACCGGCAACATTGTTGACACGCCCAACGGCAGCGCCGACTTCGGTGCCCCGGACGGCCTGTGGTTCGACCCCTTCGGCCGCCTGTGGGTGCAGACCGACCAGGTGGGCGACGGCAGCGGTGACTTCATCAACATCGGCGGCAACATGATGGTGTGCTGCGACCCCAACACCGGCGAGGCCCGCCGCTTTCTGACCGCGCCCAACAAGTGCGAAGTGACCGGCATCACCATGACCCCGGATGGCAAGACCCTGTTCGTGGGCGTGCAGCATCCGGGTGAGGACGCCACAGCGGCCAACCCCGAGCAGTTTTCCGCCTGGCCGGCGTCTCAATTCACCACGGAAGCCGACGGCGTGACGCCGCTGCCCAGCGGCCGTCCGCGTTCGTCGCTGGTGGTCATCACCAAGGACGACGGCGGCCTCATCGGCAGCTGA